A portion of the Mytilus galloprovincialis chromosome 12, xbMytGall1.hap1.1, whole genome shotgun sequence genome contains these proteins:
- the LOC143053542 gene encoding uncharacterized protein LOC143053542 isoform X1, producing MLQFGADQLLQKVNESVGLSPGNMSIKLELESLKLKRKRLKEMKLAKNSGLEIREGKTYESEIGMTEQNVDEIEIPGPPEIRELTDNILTAPILIFELETTGLQRTSDIIQITAYSKNNKFSSYIMPNRAISNGASAVTNISVIGSQMYYNLQPVSSKLQTEAFTDFNDFVKRFLVTPLLVGYNIKRYD from the exons ATGCTACAGTTTGGTGCAGACCAATTATTACAAAAG gTTAATGAATCAGTTGGACTGTCCCCAGGAAACATGTCTATAAAACTAGAACTAGAAAGTTTAAAACTGAAAAGAAAACGATTGAAAGAGATGAAACTTGCCAAAAACAGTGGATTGGAAATAAGAGAGGGAAAAACGTATGAGAGTGAAATAG GAATGACTGAACAAAATGTTGATGAGATCGAAATACCTGGTCCACCTGAGATTAGAGAACTCACTGACAACATTCTAACAGCacctattttgatatttgaattagAAACTACTGGCCTTC agAGAACCTCTGATATTATACAGATAAcagcttattccaaaaataacaaATTCTCCAGCTATATAATGCCAAATAGAGCTATATCAAATGGGGCATCAGCGGTAACGAACATATCAGTTATTGGCAGTCAAATGTACTATAACTTACAACCTGTATCATCAAAACTACAAACTGAGGCATTCACTGATTTCAATGATTTTGTTAAGAGATTTCTGGTCACACCACTTCTTGTTGGCTACAACATCAAACGTTATGATTGA
- the LOC143053542 gene encoding uncharacterized protein LOC143053542 isoform X2 yields MSIKLELESLKLKRKRLKEMKLAKNSGLEIREGKTYESEIGMTEQNVDEIEIPGPPEIRELTDNILTAPILIFELETTGLQRTSDIIQITAYSKNNKFSSYIMPNRAISNGASAVTNISVIGSQMYYNLQPVSSKLQTEAFTDFNDFVKRFLVTPLLVGYNIKRYD; encoded by the exons ATGTCTATAAAACTAGAACTAGAAAGTTTAAAACTGAAAAGAAAACGATTGAAAGAGATGAAACTTGCCAAAAACAGTGGATTGGAAATAAGAGAGGGAAAAACGTATGAGAGTGAAATAG GAATGACTGAACAAAATGTTGATGAGATCGAAATACCTGGTCCACCTGAGATTAGAGAACTCACTGACAACATTCTAACAGCacctattttgatatttgaattagAAACTACTGGCCTTC agAGAACCTCTGATATTATACAGATAAcagcttattccaaaaataacaaATTCTCCAGCTATATAATGCCAAATAGAGCTATATCAAATGGGGCATCAGCGGTAACGAACATATCAGTTATTGGCAGTCAAATGTACTATAACTTACAACCTGTATCATCAAAACTACAAACTGAGGCATTCACTGATTTCAATGATTTTGTTAAGAGATTTCTGGTCACACCACTTCTTGTTGGCTACAACATCAAACGTTATGATTGA